One Glycine max cultivar Williams 82 chromosome 4, Glycine_max_v4.0, whole genome shotgun sequence DNA segment encodes these proteins:
- the LOC100811295 gene encoding BRI1 kinase inhibitor 1, translated as METHHQPQKNKENDVQKITEEGVAIAKPPSPSSSPSHEFSFTISLHSSNTTIHDKSKTPPSLEVDLSPADDIFFHGHLLPLHLLSHFSSSPRFSTNSVDSFTLPIREFLEDEKRNSCNSCNSSNITIDSITNSNNIEDHNNRVTKEGSKSKPSFSLFGLSKGRKGCQVRDKEDKEDNIKHKKKLGYDVMHALKKYLRMVQPLVLFGGRREKGRFHGQAYSHSGNLIRKNKPELRGRRGEYSAPASMRTSPTNSGLLLATAALPPANDSTMEELQAAIQAAIAHCKNSIAKEEKLSC; from the coding sequence ATGGAAACACATCATCAACcccaaaagaacaaagaaaacGATGTGCAAAAGATAACTGAAGAAGGAGTAGCAATAGCAAAGCCACCTTCACCATCCTCTTCCCCTTCTCACGAATTCTCCTTCACAATCTCTCTCCATTCTTCTAACACCACAATCCATGACAAATCCAAAACTCCACCTTCTCTTGAAGTAGATCTATCTCCAGCAGATGATATTTTCTTCCACGGTCACTTGCTTCCTCTACACCTCTTATCTCACTTCTCTTCATCACCTCGCTTTTCCACCAACTCCGTGGACAGCTTCACACTCCCCATCAGAGAGTTCTTAGAAGACGAAAAACGCAACAGCTGCAATAGCTGCAACAGCAGCAACATCACCATAGATAGCATTACCAACAGCAACAACATAGAAGACCACAACAATAGAGTCACAAAGGAAGGAAGTAAGTCCAAGCCTAGTTTCTCATTGTTTGGTTTATCAAAGGGGCGTAAAGGGTGTCAAGTTAGAGACAAAGAAGATAAAGAGGATAACATCAAGCACAAGAAGAAACTCGGGTATGATGTGATGCATGCACTTAAGAAGTACTTGAGAATGGTGCAGCCACTAGTGCTTTTCGGagggagaagagaaaaaggTCGGTTCCATGGACAAGCTTATTCTCATTCGGGGAATTTGATCCGGAAAAACAAGCCTGAATTGAGAGGAAGAAGAGGCGAGTATTCAGCACCAGCATCTATGAGAACTTCTCCAACAAACAGTGGTCTTCTGCTAGCAACTGCTGCTCTTCCTCCTGCGAATGACAGCACCATGGAAGAGTTGCAAGCAGCTATTCAAGCTGCAATTGCTCACTGCAAAAATTCTATTGCCAAAGAAGAGAAGCTCAGTTGCTGA